In the genome of Amaranthus tricolor cultivar Red isolate AtriRed21 chromosome 15, ASM2621246v1, whole genome shotgun sequence, one region contains:
- the LOC130800865 gene encoding uncharacterized protein LOC130800865 — translation MGDGPRTIEIIPNYFDTSASAESPLPRSSDTSVSGEDSPRTSTSASTSHQERNSASSNTSTNRPRFVQNRSSTRKTLRTASFMLRLFSLKGLRNIAGLNGEEKVELSAVALESLRSELADLEEREAHLKAQLEHLDEILRWARLTGYLYMRTRWAALPGELPPIDDCDVDDWVPRFTVLQGSCIFFYLSSTDLSPQDSAVISDIVEVGPLACLDREDEETWHCFYIVTRYGLRIECASASEIQVDSWLRALRTECKFEADKPDSICRSASKLARSVVSSSKNTTRFLPEGRAVAATAAVSLRGKLPYLASLGGANASSTWLSTALAIPAAVYMLQDQEAYAAEMERTFIAIKPDGVQRGLISEIISRFERKGFKLVAIKIIVPSKDFAQKHYHDLKERPFFNGLCDFLSSGPVVAMVWEGEGVIRYGRKLIGATDPQKSEPGTIRGDLAVVVGRNIIHGSDGPETAKDEINLWFKPEELVDYTNNAEKWIYGNN, via the exons ATGGGTGATGGACCTAGAACAATAGAGATCATACCAAATTATTTTGATACTTCAGCTTCTGCAGAATCTCCACTACCCAGAAGTTCAGATACTTCAGTATCCGGTGAAGATTCTCCTCGTACTTCCACATCTGCCTCTACATCTCATCAAGAAAGAAATTCCGCTTCTTCTAATACAAGCACCAACCGGCCCAG GTTCGTTCAAAATCGTTCATCCACTCGAAAAACACTGAGAACTGCGTCATTCATGTTAAGGTTATTTAGTTTGAAGGGGCTGCGTAATATCGCTGGTCTTAATGGTGAAGAAAAG GTTGAGCTGAGTGCTGTAGCACTAGAATCTCTTCGATCAGAACTTGCTGATTTAGAAGAACGAGAGGCTCATTTAAAAGCACA GTTGGAACATCTTGATGAAATCTTGCGATGGGCTCGACTAACAGGATACTTGTACATGAGAACC CGATGGGCAGCATTACCAGGCGAACTGCCTCCCATTGATGATTGTGATGTTGATGATTGGGTTCCACGCTTTACCGTTCTACAAGGATCTTGTATCTTTTTCTACCTGTCTTCTACAG ATTTGAGTCCTCAGGATTCAGCTGTTATTTCTGATATTGTTGAAGTAGGCCCATTGGCATGTTTAGATCGAGAAGATGAAGAAACTTGGCACTGCTTTTATATTGTGACACGATATGGACTTAGGATCGAATGTGCTAGTGCTTCCGAAATACAG GTTGATTCTTGGTTGAGAGCATTACGAACTGAATGCAAGTTTGAAGCTGATAAACCTGATTCC ATTTGCAGATCTGCTTCTAAACTTGCTCGTTCTGTTGTCTCTTCCTCCAAGAACACCACCCGTTTCCTCCCTG AAGGACGAGCAGTGGCTGCTACAGCTGCAGTTTCCTTGAGAGGGAAACTACCTTACTTGGCCTCTTTAGGAGGAGCAAATGCATCCAGCACATGGCTGTCCACTGCGTTGGCCATCCCTGCTGCAG TTTACATGCTTCAGGACCAGGAAGCTTACGCTGCTGAG ATGGAGCGTACTTTCATTGCTATCAAACCTGACGGAGTTCAGAGAGGGCTG ATCTCAGAAATCATCTCTCGATTTGAGCGTAAGGGCTTCAAGCTTGTTGCAATCAAAATAATAGTACCATCAAAGGACTTTGCCCAGAAGCATTATCATGATCTGAAGGAGAGACCCTTCTTCAACGGCTTATGTGATTTTCTAAGCTCTGGTCCTGTCGTTGCTATG GTTTGGGAAGGCGAAGGAGTGATCAGATACGGAAGAAAACTCATTGGAGCCACAGACCCACAAAAATCAGAACCAGGAACCATCAGAGGTGATCTCGCAGTGGTTGTTGGAAG GAATATTATCCATGGAAGTGATGGCCCTGAGACCGCTAAGGATGAAATCAATTTATGGTTCAAGCCCGAGGAATTGGTCGACTACACAAACAACGCTGAGAAATGGATCTATGGAAACAATTGA
- the LOC130800866 gene encoding uncharacterized protein LOC130800866 isoform X1, with amino-acid sequence MFLDDLFVLPCMATKPLTTEAIALTEKKMDMSLDDIIKMSKTNTGKSKKQRESNRNRKPSNARQDKTLKVRQYMESRSTLRQGALAQRRSNFQGRSFPLPSDAARKAMVAPFRNGGFNHNRSTDWSRPRPTGPPRRQGNASIRHNAFKTQPQQQQSQQLQQKQRHQPFQREEMIPIHKPKTLDSLFANMKEQRMRAVTRTNNSNAVRGTNTQPRQPWLRGRFGSYRS; translated from the exons ATGTTTCTGGATGATTTATTCGTACTTCCTTGC ATGGCTACTAAACCGCTTACAACTGAGGCCATTGCTCTCACCGAGAAAAAAATGGACATGAGTTTAG ATGATATTATTAAGATGTCTAAAACAAATACCGGGAAATCAAAGAAGCAGAGGGAATCG AATAGAAATAGGAAACCTAGTAATGCTAGACAAGATAAAACTTTGAAGGTACGGCAATATATGGAATCAAGGTCGACTCTTAGACAG GGGGCTCTTGCTCAGAGAAGGTCCAACTTTCAGGGGAGAAGTTTCCCGTTGCCATCTGATGCTGCTCGAAAGGCAATGGTTGCCCCCTTCCGCAATGGTGGTTTTAACCACAACAGGTCTACTGATTGGAGCAGACCAAG GCCTACTGGTCCACCAAGACGTCAGGGTAATGCATCAATTAGACACAATGCTTTTAAG ACACAGCCACAGCAGCAACAGAGCCAACAACTGCAACAAAAACAGCGACACCAACCTTTCCAGAGGGAGGAAATGATCCCGATCCATAAACCAAAAACATTGGATTCACTGTTTGCTAACATGAAGGAGCAGAGGATGAGAGCCGTTACTCGCACAAACAACAGCAATGCAGTACGGGGTACGAATACTCAGCCAAGGCAACCTTGGTTAAGGGGTCGTTTTGGCAGCTACAGGAGTTAA
- the LOC130800866 gene encoding uncharacterized protein LOC130800866 isoform X2: MATKPLTTEAIALTEKKMDMSLDDIIKMSKTNTGKSKKQRESNRNRKPSNARQDKTLKVRQYMESRSTLRQGALAQRRSNFQGRSFPLPSDAARKAMVAPFRNGGFNHNRSTDWSRPRPTGPPRRQGNASIRHNAFKTQPQQQQSQQLQQKQRHQPFQREEMIPIHKPKTLDSLFANMKEQRMRAVTRTNNSNAVRGTNTQPRQPWLRGRFGSYRS, from the exons ATGGCTACTAAACCGCTTACAACTGAGGCCATTGCTCTCACCGAGAAAAAAATGGACATGAGTTTAG ATGATATTATTAAGATGTCTAAAACAAATACCGGGAAATCAAAGAAGCAGAGGGAATCG AATAGAAATAGGAAACCTAGTAATGCTAGACAAGATAAAACTTTGAAGGTACGGCAATATATGGAATCAAGGTCGACTCTTAGACAG GGGGCTCTTGCTCAGAGAAGGTCCAACTTTCAGGGGAGAAGTTTCCCGTTGCCATCTGATGCTGCTCGAAAGGCAATGGTTGCCCCCTTCCGCAATGGTGGTTTTAACCACAACAGGTCTACTGATTGGAGCAGACCAAG GCCTACTGGTCCACCAAGACGTCAGGGTAATGCATCAATTAGACACAATGCTTTTAAG ACACAGCCACAGCAGCAACAGAGCCAACAACTGCAACAAAAACAGCGACACCAACCTTTCCAGAGGGAGGAAATGATCCCGATCCATAAACCAAAAACATTGGATTCACTGTTTGCTAACATGAAGGAGCAGAGGATGAGAGCCGTTACTCGCACAAACAACAGCAATGCAGTACGGGGTACGAATACTCAGCCAAGGCAACCTTGGTTAAGGGGTCGTTTTGGCAGCTACAGGAGTTAA
- the LOC130800866 gene encoding uncharacterized protein LOC130800866 isoform X3: MSKTNTGKSKKQRESNRNRKPSNARQDKTLKVRQYMESRSTLRQGALAQRRSNFQGRSFPLPSDAARKAMVAPFRNGGFNHNRSTDWSRPRPTGPPRRQGNASIRHNAFKTQPQQQQSQQLQQKQRHQPFQREEMIPIHKPKTLDSLFANMKEQRMRAVTRTNNSNAVRGTNTQPRQPWLRGRFGSYRS, translated from the exons ATGTCTAAAACAAATACCGGGAAATCAAAGAAGCAGAGGGAATCG AATAGAAATAGGAAACCTAGTAATGCTAGACAAGATAAAACTTTGAAGGTACGGCAATATATGGAATCAAGGTCGACTCTTAGACAG GGGGCTCTTGCTCAGAGAAGGTCCAACTTTCAGGGGAGAAGTTTCCCGTTGCCATCTGATGCTGCTCGAAAGGCAATGGTTGCCCCCTTCCGCAATGGTGGTTTTAACCACAACAGGTCTACTGATTGGAGCAGACCAAG GCCTACTGGTCCACCAAGACGTCAGGGTAATGCATCAATTAGACACAATGCTTTTAAG ACACAGCCACAGCAGCAACAGAGCCAACAACTGCAACAAAAACAGCGACACCAACCTTTCCAGAGGGAGGAAATGATCCCGATCCATAAACCAAAAACATTGGATTCACTGTTTGCTAACATGAAGGAGCAGAGGATGAGAGCCGTTACTCGCACAAACAACAGCAATGCAGTACGGGGTACGAATACTCAGCCAAGGCAACCTTGGTTAAGGGGTCGTTTTGGCAGCTACAGGAGTTAA